In a genomic window of Streptococcus mitis NCTC 12261:
- a CDS encoding glycosyltransferase → MSEKQKISVLISVYIKENPTFLKDAIESVQNQTLKPSELVLVEDGPLTPELYQVLDQLEAESDIPVKRYPLEHNQGLGLALRQGVLQCQYDIIARMDTDDIAVPDRFEKQVQLMEKENLDLLGGHIAEFIDNPDEIVSYRRVPTQHADIVAYQRMRSAFNHMTVMFKKDMVLKAGNYEDGLYMEDDLLWLNMIAAGAKTGNLDQILCKVRVGAGMFERRGGLRYLKLYRQARQRMLKRGQISYMEYAKSVAIQMVVALCPGFVRQFIFMKLLRKSK, encoded by the coding sequence CAAAAAATCAGCGTATTGATATCGGTCTATATCAAGGAAAATCCGACATTTTTAAAGGATGCTATTGAGAGTGTTCAAAATCAGACCCTGAAACCGAGCGAATTGGTTCTGGTTGAGGATGGGCCTTTGACACCTGAGCTCTATCAGGTATTAGACCAGCTTGAAGCTGAGTCTGATATTCCAGTGAAACGCTATCCTCTTGAGCATAATCAAGGTTTGGGTCTGGCTCTTCGACAGGGTGTTTTGCAGTGTCAGTACGATATCATCGCTCGTATGGATACGGATGATATAGCTGTTCCAGACCGTTTTGAGAAACAGGTTCAGCTAATGGAGAAGGAAAACCTCGACCTATTAGGTGGACATATTGCAGAGTTTATTGACAATCCTGATGAGATTGTTTCTTACCGTCGTGTTCCAACCCAGCATGCAGATATTGTAGCTTATCAAAGGATGAGAAGTGCCTTTAACCACATGACTGTCATGTTCAAGAAGGACATGGTTCTCAAGGCAGGCAACTATGAGGATGGGCTTTATATGGAGGATGACCTCCTCTGGCTCAATATGATTGCTGCAGGAGCTAAGACTGGAAATCTGGATCAAATCTTGTGTAAGGTTCGTGTTGGAGCAGGAATGTTTGAGCGTCGTGGGGGACTGCGTTACCTCAAACTCTATCGTCAAGCTCGTCAACGCATGCTGAAGCGAGGACAAATTTCTTACATGGAGTATGCCAAGAGTGTTGCCATTCAGATGGTGGTTGCCCTTTGTCCCGGATTTGTCCGACAGTTTATTTTTATGAAACTGTTACGAAAAAGCAAGTAA